In Chitinophagaceae bacterium, one DNA window encodes the following:
- a CDS encoding quinone-dependent dihydroorotate dehydrogenase, giving the protein MYKSLLRSILFKLDAEDAHNVALKALKIASSVPGGLSLIGAPNKNLTYNPIEVCGLNFPNRLGLAAGFDKDALYFPWLFKLGFGFIEVGTLTPRPQQGNPKPRLFRLKKDRAIVNRMGFNNAGVDAAVLNLKKWRNKFEDKIIGGNIGKNKDTPNENAVQDYLYCFEKLYPYVDYFTVNVSSPNTPGLRELQDKEPLTRILSEVNTLNHKKTPKPIFLKIAPDLNDTQFNDIIDIVGSVDIQGIIATNTTIDKSNLIEQQKSDEIGMGGLSGKPLLEKSNEITEKLRSRLSPDKTIIGVGGILNGTDAKKKIDCGADLIQVYSGFVYEGPALIKNILKSI; this is encoded by the coding sequence ATGTATAAATCACTGCTTCGTTCTATACTTTTTAAGCTGGATGCGGAAGATGCTCACAATGTAGCTTTAAAAGCTTTAAAAATTGCTTCCTCTGTACCGGGCGGACTTAGCCTCATAGGTGCACCTAATAAAAATTTGACTTACAATCCGATTGAGGTTTGTGGGTTGAACTTTCCAAACAGGCTTGGACTCGCAGCGGGTTTTGACAAGGATGCTCTTTATTTTCCCTGGTTATTTAAATTAGGCTTTGGATTTATAGAAGTCGGAACCTTAACTCCACGACCTCAGCAGGGAAACCCTAAGCCAAGACTATTTCGGTTAAAAAAAGACCGGGCAATTGTAAACAGAATGGGTTTCAACAATGCCGGTGTAGATGCTGCTGTTTTAAATCTGAAAAAATGGAGAAATAAATTTGAGGATAAAATTATTGGTGGAAATATCGGGAAGAACAAAGACACCCCCAACGAAAATGCAGTTCAGGATTATCTCTATTGTTTTGAAAAACTATATCCATATGTAGATTACTTTACTGTGAACGTAAGTTCCCCAAACACTCCCGGTTTAAGAGAATTGCAAGACAAAGAACCTTTAACCAGAATTTTATCAGAAGTTAATACGCTGAATCATAAAAAAACACCAAAACCCATTTTTTTAAAAATTGCTCCTGATTTAAATGATACTCAATTTAATGATATCATTGACATTGTCGGTTCGGTAGATATACAGGGAATAATTGCAACTAATACGACTATTGACAAATCGAATCTGATTGAACAACAAAAGTCTGACGAAATTGGTATGGGTGGATTAAGTGGAAAACCTTTATTAGAAAAGTCTAACGAAATTACCGAAAAATTAAGAAGTCGTTTGAGCCCGGATAAAACGATTATTGGAGTAGGTGGAATCTTAAACGGAACAGATGCAAAAAAGAAAATTGATTGTGGTGCAGATTTAATTCAGGTATATAGTGGCTTTGTTTATGAAGGACCGGCTTTGATTAAAAATATTTTGAAGAGTATTTAA
- a CDS encoding replication-associated recombination protein A has protein sequence MTNSGKQIPLAERLRPDTIDMFRGQQHLVGKGKVIRNMIEAGKIQSMILWGPPGSGKTTLASLLANHLSMPFYKLSAIRSGVKEVREIIDKAKDGSIILFLDEIHRFNKSQQDALLGSVENGSLILIGATTENPSFEVNSALLSRCQVYTLQALDESVLTEILNHAIQNDEVLKNKNIEVQETAALFQLSGGDARKLLNLLEIIVEHSREKVVITNEQTQKIAQQNMLRYDKDGEQHYDIISAFIKSMRGSDPNASVYWLARMIAGGEDPKFIARRMLIFSSEDIGNANPTAMILANNCFQAVQVIGYPECRLVLSQTAIYLALSPKSNASYMAINAAEKLVHNTGNLSVPLHLRNAPTKLMKDLNYSKGYKYPHDFKDNFVFEEYLPEELKGKTFYNPQNNAKENSFRNWLKKLWNKKYNY, from the coding sequence ATGACAAATTCAGGGAAGCAGATTCCGTTAGCCGAAAGATTACGTCCCGATACAATTGATATGTTCAGAGGGCAGCAGCATTTAGTGGGTAAAGGGAAAGTGATTCGGAACATGATAGAGGCCGGAAAAATTCAGTCGATGATACTTTGGGGACCGCCGGGCTCAGGAAAAACAACTTTAGCGAGTTTACTGGCAAATCATTTATCCATGCCTTTTTACAAACTATCTGCTATTCGTTCCGGGGTGAAAGAGGTAAGAGAAATAATTGATAAAGCTAAAGACGGAAGCATTATTTTATTTTTAGATGAAATTCATCGTTTTAACAAATCGCAGCAAGATGCCCTTTTGGGAAGTGTAGAAAATGGCAGCCTCATTTTAATCGGAGCGACAACTGAAAACCCTTCTTTTGAAGTAAATTCAGCACTTTTATCCAGATGTCAGGTATATACTTTACAAGCTTTGGATGAGAGTGTTTTAACAGAAATTTTAAATCATGCCATTCAGAATGATGAAGTTTTAAAAAATAAAAACATTGAAGTACAAGAAACTGCTGCACTATTCCAATTGTCGGGTGGGGATGCCCGAAAATTATTGAATTTATTGGAAATTATCGTTGAACATAGTAGAGAGAAAGTGGTAATTACCAATGAACAAACGCAAAAAATAGCTCAGCAAAATATGCTCAGGTATGATAAAGACGGTGAGCAGCATTATGATATAATTTCTGCTTTTATCAAGTCAATGCGTGGTAGCGACCCGAATGCATCTGTTTACTGGTTGGCCAGAATGATTGCCGGTGGTGAAGATCCAAAGTTTATAGCCAGAAGAATGTTGATTTTTTCATCAGAAGATATTGGTAATGCAAATCCAACGGCTATGATTTTAGCTAATAACTGTTTTCAGGCGGTACAGGTTATTGGTTACCCGGAGTGTCGCCTGGTTTTGTCACAAACGGCAATTTACCTCGCTCTTTCACCTAAAAGTAATGCTTCGTATATGGCAATTAATGCTGCTGAAAAGCTGGTGCATAATACCGGTAACCTATCAGTACCATTGCATTTGAGAAATGCTCCCACTAAATTGATGAAAGATTTGAATTATAGTAAAGGCTATAAGTACCCGCATGATTTTAAAGATAATTTTGTGTTTGAAGAGTACCTGCCTGAAGAACTGAAAGGGAAAACTTTTTATAATCCTCAGAATAATGCAAAAGAAAACAGTTTTCGAAATTGGTTGAAAAAGCTTTGGAATAAAAAGTATAACTACTGA